GATGGGACCACGCCGATGGCGCGCGGCTTCAATGCCAAGCGCGGTTTCGACGTGTCGCATGGCGCGAGCTATTTGTTCGTTGCCGACGTCGGCGCGTGGGACAACAGCCGATTCCTGCTGTTGCCCGGCCAGTCCGCCGATCCCCGATCGCCGCGCTATCGTGACTTTTATCCGTTCTGGCTTGCCGGTGCGATGCAGCCACTGTGGTACAGCAAGGCGGCGGTCGACCGCCACGCCATAGGGCGGTTGGTCCTGACGCCGCCCTAAAGCGCTTCGGCGATGGCGACGAGTGCGCGATCGACCGCGGCGGTCGCCTGGCTGTCGGTGTCCTCGGGCATGTCGTTGGCCAGAGCCGAGAAGATCAGCGTCCTGCCGCTGCGCGTCGTGAGATATCCCGACAGTGCGCGCGACGCATTGAGCGATCCGGTCTTGGCGAAGACCTTGCCTTCGAGGATCGTGCCTTTGAAGCGGCTTTGGAGCGTGCCGTCGCGCCCGGCAATGGGCAGCGTCGCGCGCCAGGCCGCTGCCCACGGCTGGCGTGCGATCCAGCTAAGCAAGCCGACGGCGGCGCGTGGACTGATGCGGTTGTAGCTCGACATCCCCGAGCCGTCGGCAAAGTGATAGCCCGCCTCCGGCAGCCCAGCCTGGGTCATCACTTTGTGCATCACCGCCTGTCCATCGGCGATCGAACCGCTGCCTGCCTGCCGGGCGACGCGCCGCAGCATCAATTCGGTGTGGAGATTCTGGCTCTCCTTGTTGATCCGCACCATATTTTCGGCGAGCGACGGCGCGGGCAGTTCGGCGAGCATCGCTGGCTCGGTGGGCAGGGTGGCGACTGCGCCCTTGCGGTTTTCGGGATCGTCGGCCGCGGTCAGCGGGCGGTGGCGGGCCTCGATCGCGCCATCGACACGCACACCCCGTGCGCGCAGCAGTTCGCCGAGGCGCCAGGCGGCGTAGTGTGCGGGATCGTCGATACCATAGCGCAATGTCATCGGCGCGACCTCCGCGCCGAGGGTGCCGGTCAGGCGGAGGACGCGGCTGTTCGGCATACGGAACGCTTCGATACCTTCAGCCTTCCCGGCGACGGTGGTCACCAGATTTTCGATTATGAAATAGCCGGTCGCCTCGATTATCGGCGCGGCGCCGATCGCGCCGGGCTTCAGTTTCGCCACCAGTTCATTGTCGTCGAGCGTCAACGCTGACACGCCGGTGCCGTAACGCGACTGGATATTGTTCCAGCTCATCCCCGGGCTCCAGCGTTCGTCGGGGAACCAGCTATCGTCGCCGACGATGTTGCGCACATGGCGCGTCTTTGCCGCGACCGCGTCGGCGAGCGTCTGCAGGCAGTCGGTTTTGCAGTCGTCGGCGCTCGACAGCAGCGCATCGCCTCGCCCATGGAGCACGACATCGGAAACGCCGCCGCGCTCTTCGAGCCGAACGCCGGTGCCCTTTGCGGTCCGCTGGAGCAAAGGCAGTTCGGCATAGGCGATCGCGGTCGTGAACATCTTGGTATTCGACGCAGGGATGAAACGCTGGTCGGGCGCGATTGACACCAGCACTTCGCCGTCGAGCGTCGTGACCAACATGCCGAAGCGTGAGCCCGGCGGACCTTCGGCGAGTTTCTGCTCAACCGTCGCCAGCAGCGGCTTGGGCGCTGCGCTCGTTTGCGCCTTGGCGGCCGTCAGCGACAGCGACAGCGACAGGGCAAGGGCGGAGGTGAAGGCGAAGCGTCCGATCGATGGCGTCATATTATGTCCGTTTGTCCCAGGCTGAAATGACGCGCTCGCCCACCGCGGGGCGCAGCGCCACGATGCCGCTGTCGGCGTGGCGGGTCGGGTGGACCCGATTGGTAAGCAGGGCCCAACCGAGCCCGCGCTCGAAATCGATCCACAGGCCAGTACCGGTGAAGCCGGTGTGGCCGATCGTGTCGGCCGAACAGGCATCGCCGCCGTGCCATCCGGCGAAAGCGCGTTCCCAGCCGCACGTGCGGTGGCGGTCGTTCGCCGTGCGCACCTCTGCCAGCATCGCTGGAGAAAGCATCGAGCCATCGAGCATTGCGCGCGCAAAGCTCAGCACGCCGTCGATGGTGCCGAACAGCCCTGCGTGACCCGGCGCACCGCCGAGCGCGAATGCGTTTTCGTCGTGGACCTCGCCCTTCATCACGCGCCCGCGCCAGCTGCAATCCTCGGTCGCGACCGCGGGGCCGGGCGGCGGACCGAACCCCAGTCCCTCACCGAGTGGCCAGTCGGACAGCGGTGCCCCGGTGATGCGCTCGATCGCGATGCCGAGCAGGATGAAGTTGATGTCCGAATAGACCGGCGGGCCGTGCCGCCATTCGCGCTGCAGGACAAACGCACGCAGCCGCGCCGGATCATCGCCATAGGTATAGATGGGTTCAACCGCAGGCAGAAAGCTGCGGTGCATCAGGCAGTCGCGAAAGGTCAGCCGTCTCTCCGCAGCGCCGGCGAC
This sequence is a window from Sphingopyxis sp. USTB-05. Protein-coding genes within it:
- the dacB gene encoding D-alanyl-D-alanine carboxypeptidase/D-alanyl-D-alanine-endopeptidase is translated as MTPSIGRFAFTSALALSLSLSLTAAKAQTSAAPKPLLATVEQKLAEGPPGSRFGMLVTTLDGEVLVSIAPDQRFIPASNTKMFTTAIAYAELPLLQRTAKGTGVRLEERGGVSDVVLHGRGDALLSSADDCKTDCLQTLADAVAAKTRHVRNIVGDDSWFPDERWSPGMSWNNIQSRYGTGVSALTLDDNELVAKLKPGAIGAAPIIEATGYFIIENLVTTVAGKAEGIEAFRMPNSRVLRLTGTLGAEVAPMTLRYGIDDPAHYAAWRLGELLRARGVRVDGAIEARHRPLTAADDPENRKGAVATLPTEPAMLAELPAPSLAENMVRINKESQNLHTELMLRRVARQAGSGSIADGQAVMHKVMTQAGLPEAGYHFADGSGMSSYNRISPRAAVGLLSWIARQPWAAAWRATLPIAGRDGTLQSRFKGTILEGKVFAKTGSLNASRALSGYLTTRSGRTLIFSALANDMPEDTDSQATAAVDRALVAIAEAL
- a CDS encoding serine hydrolase — translated: MTIEAVCEQGFAPALEAVEGGRIPGAALGLVGADGETAVRLAGNAAIVPECEALTRDHWFDLASLSKVIATTTMILTLAEQGRLDLDRPLTDAIPDLRQYDVAGAAERRLTFRDCLMHRSFLPAVEPIYTYGDDPARLRAFVLQREWRHGPPVYSDINFILLGIAIERITGAPLSDWPLGEGLGFGPPPGPAVATEDCSWRGRVMKGEVHDENAFALGGAPGHAGLFGTIDGVLSFARAMLDGSMLSPAMLAEVRTANDRHRTCGWERAFAGWHGGDACSADTIGHTGFTGTGLWIDFERGLGWALLTNRVHPTRHADSGIVALRPAVGERVISAWDKRT